From the genome of Bubalus kerabau isolate K-KA32 ecotype Philippines breed swamp buffalo chromosome 13, PCC_UOA_SB_1v2, whole genome shotgun sequence:
tcatctTGTTCAATATAATTTGGAGTACATTGTAGAGAATTTAATGGCATTGGATAAACTCTTTTCTTACACTGCAGGTTGCCTTGTTCAGTTTCTCAAATTCTAGGCTTTAAAATATGGCTGTTGACAACACCTAAGTTTTGTAacctaaagagaaagaaagaaagaaaaaagagagagataaagagaaatagaaacacattGAGACTAAATGATGGAGATGGAGGGGCTGAATTTCTCCTTGGCCTGAACCTGGTTCCTAGAGAAGGGACTTTGAGCATTTCCTGCTCTTGGACCAGTCAGTATAGTTAGCATGTGTGTGGGCCAAAGCCGCTGCAGGCAGGAGTTTCTCAGAGTTCACCCTGTAGATCAGAATAGACTGCTAACCAGGAGAGTGACCACTGATGGCTTGACAGACAACCAATAATTGTCCTCTAAAGATGAGAGTCTTAGCGCTGCTGTTCCATTGCTCTGTAAGGGTTTCTATGAGCCCtgagataaagaaaatatttaacagcAAGTATCAGCCAACCAGAAATCAGACCCAGGTTGTGAACAGGTGGCTGGGCCATGCCAAAACACATACCGTGGAGGAAGTCTGAGGTCTCCTCATAAATCTGAGTATCGCAGAGTTTGTTCTTTCGTGGACCTGGGCAATGAACCGGAACGCCTTACAATtaagaaagcgaaagtgaaagttgctcagtggtgtacggcactttagtgaccccatggactatacaatccacgGAATTCTCAGGTGAATACcggcgtgggtagccatttccttctccaggggattttcacaacccatggatcaaacccaggtctcctgcattgcaggtggattcttcatcagctgagccaccagggaagcccaagaatgctgcagtgggtagcctatcccttttccaggggatcttcccgactcaggaatcaaaccggggtctcctgcattgcaggtggattctttgccaactgagctatcagggaagccctcctacaATCTAGAGGTCTATATAATACTGGGTAAACAGTCAGGTGGGTATGTAGCCAATCTACCTTCTCATAGGTTTGCAATCTGTTGCCCTGATCTTTTGGTATTTGTTACCTGATGAGCCAGAAAGCTTCTATGTTCATCAAAGGTTCTTACCAAtctctgaaaagggaaaaaaaaatgaataggtaCATAGTCTGAACAATATCTTATGTATCTTCTTTGAGAAAGAGTTTCCAAAAATACCTTAGAGCTAAAAGCCAAGGATACACTGGGCCGAAATTGTAGTGTCAAGGTTTCAAAGGTTTCACTGTGTGAATGACATTCCTGGGTCTATTCTCTTTCAGCCTGAGAAGTAGAAGAAGTCTGTCTGCAGTGACTCCGATATAGCCACCTGCCTTAGCGTCTCGACCTCTACCAACAGCAACGGGCAGCTCTTCCTGAGCCACCTCATCCCTGCCTGAGCCACCTCGGCCCTGCCAGTCAGAATGAGGAGACCTCACCTCAGCAGGTAAAGCACACAAGACAGCCTtcaaatacttgctgaatgaatcCTGGAATCATTtcacttccccacccccaaattccTTGAGCCTTTGACTCTTCTCTAGGTACCCATCAATTTATTATTTGCAACTGGTAGGAGAGCAGAACAACCCCTCTCTGTGGGGATGGGCGGTGTTcaaatccactccagcactgaCGTTGTGCCCAGGTGGAGTGGGGCGGCAATGGGAGGAAGCCTCACGGGACAGAAGGGAAGGCTGAGACCCGCTGAGCTGGCTAAGCTAGCAGACAGACGTGTGCCATCCTGTTGAGGTGTATGGAGATATTCCTCTTTTGTGGCTTCCTGTTAGGTCTGCAGTAGATGAAACCAAATTGCATGTGAGAAACTGGTGAGATTTGGCAGAAGAGAAGATGGGGAGGAGAAGGGCCACTGGGACTGGAAGTGGCACACAAGGGCTGCTTTCCAACATGGGAAGGATCGACTGTACCCGGTAGAGCGTCCTAGTGAGCTAAGATACCTTGTGTAAAGAATAATTTCCAAGCTACTTACCAGACTCACACAGCTCCACATATGTGGTTCTCAAAACCTTTAAAAACACATCAATGCTTGGGTCCACCACATGTCCATCAGTCCCGGGGTGGGGCCCACGGACCTGCATTTTGCAGCACAGAATGAGCTGGGAACCTCTCTCATAATTTAGCTCCAGTCCGTTCTCCAAGCTCATCTCCTACCACATCCCGCTCTGTTCAGACCTTGTGTCCCTTGGCCTCCTTTTGTTCCTGGAACATTCCAAGCTCATTCCAATGGCAGGGCTTTTGCTCTTCCTGTGCTTGGAAGAACTTTCTTCCTCATGGAGACTGGTGCATCAGCTCGAAAGCCGCCTCTTTGTGAGGTCTCCCCTGACCCTCTGCATCCGCTTCCCAGGGATGCTGTAGTGAAGACTGCAGACTGGGTACAGGGAACAAGAGAAGTCGGCTCTTCTACAGTTCCGGGAGGTAGAAGTCCAAATCAAGGAGTTGGCAGGCCTGTGCTCTCTCTGAAGGCTCTGCAGGAGCATCTGTTCCCCGCCTTTCTCTTAGCTCCTGCTGGTCGCCAGCAGGCCTTGGCAGCCCCTGGCTTCTAGATGTTTTACTGCGGGCTCCCTGCCCTGCCTGGCATTCCCCGGTGTGTCTTCTCATGGGCTTCTCTTGGTGACagtctcttcctctcttcccatATGGACACTAATTCCTGGCTTATCCTTATGacatcattttaacttgatttcaTCCACAAAGGCCCTAGCTCCAGAAGAGATCACATTCACACATCCTGAGGTTGAGACTTCAACATATTTTTAGCAGGAACATAATTCGACTCTAATATTCTTCGTCCAAAGCAGCCTGCTTCACTCTCTCTGGTCCTTGTCACTGTCTTGACTTAAGGACAAGACAGTTCCTTAGCCTGTCTTGACCATGCCTGGAGTGAGCTTGCTCATCATGTATTGTGTGCCAGCTGTTTTCCTCACTATGTAAACCCTATGAGAGCAGAAACTTTGATGGTCAACTCTGTTGACCATGCCTGAAAGGTTAGTTATTAAACATTCGTTTGGGTGAATGAAACAGAACTAATGATCAAGAATAAAAATTACCCAGAAGCAGATTTTATTTCATTACAAAGAAAGCTTTTGGATAGTTAAAGCCAGCTCAAAATGGAATAGCTGTTCTTTTTTAAGGTGATGAGTTCCCTGTCTTGGGAGGAGATCATATAAGGGTCAGGAGATGTCTTAgaaggaatacaggagtggggaTTTGCATATCAGTTCAGCAACGGGTTTATGACCTCTAAGGACTCGCTCTTTAAATCCAGAAGTTCAATAATTCTATATTTGTGcagagcctttaaaaaaaaaaaaggcaacacagTGTCTCTAAAGAAATGACTCTAAGGGTGGAAACTCCAGGCAGGCCTAGGTTTCCTGTTAGTATCTCTGACGAGTGAAATCTTGTGACGGTTCTCACTTCACATCACGTTTCCAACCTCCTTTGCGTCTCATGAGCCTATTCTTAGGCATAGTTTGAATTTCttcttctattatttatttatgattttagcGGGGGACAGGCCCATTCTATCTgagggggaagaaaggaaggagatgtAAAACTTGTGTCTGGGATCCCTTTAATGTCTAACTAAGCCTGTTCCAACGGCATGGTGTGTTGAGTTGGCTCTGCCTTAAGGAAGGAACGCCTTCTCTGTTGAAAGCTCTTGCTGCCAGGGGACTCAGTGTTACCAGAGCCGTCAACTTTGATTTGTGTATCAATAATGTCGTGTCAGTAGCCAGAGGGGATGGCATCAGGGCATTCCAGATGCTTTTATTGGTGCTTTTGCTGGAGGATTATTTCAAATTAACTTCAGTCTCGTGGAAGACACTGAACAGTAGAATGCTATTTCCCATTTGTAAACAAAATGGTGAATAACTATGGGAGGAACCAAGACAGGCTGATTTCTAGGAAATGTCACATCTGCAGATCTTAATTTTCTACAAGCTCTGTGGCCCTGTTCCTCTTTTCCTGTTGCTCGTATCCTCCCAGGTATAATATTGAACAGAACCTGGTTGCAGGGCAACTGATGGCTTTACCGTCACTCAACAAACCAGAGGCTCTTCTGCTGTCACTAACCGAGAAGAGAGATTGGGAGACTGGGGGGAATCGAATGGAGTCCTCTTAatggtataaaaaaaaaattcagcgtCTTTTTTTGAACTAGTTCTATAAATTCTGTATTCTTTGTCACACGTGGCCACTGAAGTTTCTGTTCTGTTAGCTTAttatttgctaagtcgtgtcggactcttcgtggacccatggactgtagcccaccaggcttctctgtccatgggatttcccaggcaaaaatactggaatgggttgccatttccttctccaggacagtataaaaaattttaagtgttttgtATGTTATGACAATAGTAATACTTATTGTATCGACTTTGGAGAAGACTGAAAAGCaaagggataaaaataaatattacctGTTTTCCTATCACTCAGGATAACCACTGTTCTTCATTTCAGTATGTTTactttgactattttctttctctttctctctctgaaataatactattttatCACTAATGATACAGAACAGAGGTCAGTAACCTTTTCTGTAAAAAGCCAGGTTGTAAGTACTTTCAGCTTCGCTGGCCATGAGTGGTCACAGCCACTCAGCTCTGCAGCCATAGAACAAAGCCAGCCATagacaagaagaaaacaaaagggtGTGGCTTTGTGCCAACAaaactatttacaaaaataggtgaTGGGCGGGGTTTACCCCATGGCCATAGTTTGCTGACTTCTGATAGaggatgggatttttttttacatgtcaCTAGTATTTTTCAAGACCATTTTAAAAGATATCATAGCAGACCGCGGCGCCCGGTGGGAGTCAGTATGGCGGCCGAGCGCAAAACTAAGTTATCCAAGAACTTGCTGCACATGAAGTTCATGCAAAGGGGACTGGACTCGGAAACCAAGAAACAactagaagaggaagaaaagaaaatcattagtGAAGAGCACTGGTACTTGGATTTGCCTGagctgaaagagaaagagagtttCATTATAGAAGAGCAGAGTTTCTTGTTGTGTGAAGATCTTCTCTATGGAAGAATGTCATTCAGAGGATTTAATCCTGAGGTTGAGAAATTAATGCTTCAGATGAACACCAAGAACAAAGCAGAAGAAGTTGAAGAGCAAACAGTGGAGCTCGATGTGTCAGATGAAGAAATGGCTAGAAGATATGAGACCTTGGTGGGGACAATTGGGAAAAAGTTTGCCAAGAAAAGAGACCGTGCCATTTACGAAGAAGATGAAAATGGAGACATAAAACCAGTTAAAGCAAAGAAGATGTTCTTAAAGCCCCAAGATTAAAGTGGAGGTCTTAAGATATAGCTCAGGGATGAGAGCATATTTTGGAACTCAACTCTGTAGGTTCCTCTATAGTTATTAATGGCGTAATGTTTATTTGTAAAGAAATGTATACTTTTGGAAACATGCTGTTTTTGGAACAGACATGTGATGGATGTTATACATCCTTTGCTTAACAGTGTTCATCAAGAGTGGACTTTAAACCCTTGGTCTTCAAATGTACATAGGTATGTGATAGCTTCCTAAAGAATATTttatctcagatttttttttttaatataactctCCAGTCACTGACCTTAAATTGAACTCGTGAAAACTAATACCAGTGTTTAAATTGCCCTTATGTTTATAAACATGTCAAGTCGGTTCATACATATATTTTGGAATCAGGTCATGAGAATTTATTATATGTTAATTCATCAAGAACAAACTTGCCTCTTCGGGCTAAGTATTTTCATGCTACAAAGTCAATGTCAATGTGTGGAattatgttttttgttgttgtttaagccTTTACTTAATTTTTAGACATGGTTCTATAATAAACACCTGTTttcatataaaacataaaaaaaaaattaaaaaaaaaaaagatatcataGTACCCACGGCATTGACAGACAGTAATTTTTAAGGTAATTCGTTATTGCTGACCATATAGGTGGTTTCAGTCTTTCCCTGTTATAAATAATACAGTGATCAATATTCTTGTGAGTAGGTGTTTCAGCGTATTCATGATTGTTTCCTTAGTATGCATGGATTGAAACATCATTGATAAAGCTGAGCTAGGTTTCAGCTTCACTAATGGCCTGTGATTGTTGTAGTCTACTCCTCACGTATAAGCAATTCTTTCTTGATATTTTCCCAGGATTGAATGTAAATTACACTTTTGGTGTTAAAGATCCATAAAATTTATCCCAGTGATTACTGCTAAATACAGAGAGAAAAGCTCTAGCTAAAACTGTATTTCACATTTTGGGGGGGTGGAGTCAAGAATGATTTGagaatttgagaaaaacaaaagttgacaGCTACTTCCAGCTGTGCCTGTTACTTTCACTCTAGAAATTTCAGATGAAGCATGAGCAGCGTACAGCTCCAGCAGTGGGCCACCTATGTGCCCCAAAAGGAGAAGGCCGTTCCAGAGAGAGAGCAAGAACGAAAGACACATCAAGGAAAACAAGAGCATCACTTGCTTCAAGACAGTTTCTCTGGTCCCTTCTGGGGGTGTGAGTGTACTTGCTGTCCATGGGTTCATAAATATTCCTGTATATCTTTACAATAAGTTGGCACACTGGAGAGCTAGCTTGAAGGAGGTTCTAGTACTTACAAGCGAAGAAAATATTCATCAGGGTCGGTGAAAAAACAGACAACTCCAACTGAAGGAGCATCTTCTAAATAACTCTTTTCCTATCACCCACTCGGAATTCACTTGTTATCAAGATAGAGGTTGAAAATAAAACTATCTGTTCAAAGGGGCAACATGAACCTAATCAATGAAGTGTGTTA
Proteins encoded in this window:
- the LOC129626118 gene encoding M-phase phosphoprotein 6, which codes for MAAERKTKLSKNLLHMKFMQRGLDSETKKQLEEEEKKIISEEHWYLDLPELKEKESFIIEEQSFLLCEDLLYGRMSFRGFNPEVEKLMLQMNTKNKAEEVEEQTVELDVSDEEMARRYETLVGTIGKKFAKKRDRAIYEEDENGDIKPVKAKKMFLKPQD